In a single window of the Microbacterium sp. Root61 genome:
- a CDS encoding FtsK/SpoIIIE domain-containing protein translates to MVSTFTPRPAAVDARTPPGGRTVALRPMDPAVHEAARLVLPPTWTRPPRPPLPVLASVVPLLGAVVLWLVTGSILSLWLALLGPLIGAATMLDGVRGARRARTHAGRAADDARAAVAVAIVERHGAERLRRWARHPDVAHFVAHDDEVWRAVPGRADALVVGAGAAASELRVDGGEDDPASREIRARAAILTEAPVLLPVGAGIAVLGPAVLADAVVRGLALQLCLSAPPGEVELTLGRGGAGHAWAEQLPHSRMPGRTVLAVLGPDDAVPADADAVLVSAREAGPTPPRCAAVLTVHSPQRARLDYAGRVQEVAVEAVAPAQAASIAGSLAERAGTVLGQREETSTVLLASLLPQESSGPREGLSAVIGVDVGHPFAVDLVADGPHAVVAGVTGSGKSELLITWILSLCATYTTREVSFLLADFKGGTAFDALADVPHVTGVITDLDGAGARRAIESLRAEVRWREAELARVGARDVRDARAELPRLVIVVDEFAALLDGHPELHAVFTDVAARGRALGMHLILGTQRVAGVVRDALLANCPLRVSLRVTDPIDSRAVVGTDHAAQLPGGAPGRGIAFVRRSGDRSPTRIRVALTVPADIAAVRDRDGGVRPRRPWLPELPALVRLDDVRGPDAGGELVLGLVDEPELQRQRPAVLGVTDRGLLIVGGAGTGRTTILRAIAAQVPAEAVWVDSTPERAWDALAALTERPAPRGTVLLIDDLDALATRFPHEYAMVVTERIERLLRGAGDAGIFVAVAMQRPTGAAARFAELLPHRAVLAMPSRAEYIAAGGESAHHTPDAPAGRGRLDGRAVQFCVATDLDPERSAAAALDAWFPSSGITGFVGRRSAATREVLAAWQSRGARVIPVEDAVRDIQAPTPGEALVIAGDPDQWQRHWSLLAQVRGDHDLVIDAACQAEYRLIAGERDLPPYCAPGGARAWLRKADGHPQRIALPGADLQLALDRV, encoded by the coding sequence ATGGTCAGCACCTTCACCCCACGGCCGGCCGCGGTCGATGCCCGCACGCCGCCCGGTGGTCGCACGGTCGCACTGCGTCCGATGGATCCCGCCGTGCACGAGGCCGCACGGCTGGTGCTGCCTCCGACGTGGACCCGGCCTCCCCGCCCGCCGCTGCCGGTCCTCGCCTCCGTCGTCCCGCTCCTCGGGGCCGTCGTGCTGTGGCTGGTCACCGGATCGATCCTCTCGCTCTGGCTCGCCCTCCTCGGCCCGCTCATCGGCGCCGCGACGATGCTCGACGGCGTGCGCGGGGCACGACGGGCGCGCACGCACGCGGGGAGGGCGGCGGATGACGCGCGTGCGGCCGTCGCCGTCGCGATCGTCGAGCGGCACGGTGCAGAGCGGCTGCGGCGATGGGCGCGGCACCCCGACGTCGCGCACTTCGTGGCGCACGACGATGAGGTGTGGCGTGCCGTGCCGGGCCGGGCGGATGCCCTGGTGGTCGGTGCCGGCGCAGCGGCCAGCGAGCTGCGCGTGGACGGCGGTGAGGACGACCCGGCATCCCGCGAGATCCGGGCACGTGCGGCGATCCTGACGGAGGCTCCGGTGCTCCTGCCGGTCGGCGCGGGGATCGCCGTACTGGGACCGGCCGTGCTCGCCGATGCCGTGGTGCGCGGCCTGGCGCTCCAGCTGTGCCTGAGTGCGCCACCGGGCGAGGTGGAACTCACGCTCGGACGCGGGGGCGCGGGGCACGCATGGGCCGAGCAGCTGCCGCACAGCCGCATGCCCGGGCGCACGGTGCTGGCGGTCCTCGGACCCGACGACGCGGTCCCGGCCGACGCCGATGCCGTACTGGTGAGCGCGCGCGAAGCGGGACCCACACCGCCGCGGTGCGCCGCGGTCCTCACCGTCCATTCGCCGCAGCGCGCCCGTCTGGACTACGCGGGACGTGTGCAGGAGGTCGCCGTCGAGGCGGTGGCCCCCGCGCAAGCCGCGTCTATCGCCGGCAGCCTGGCGGAGCGGGCTGGGACCGTCCTCGGACAGCGGGAGGAGACTTCCACGGTGCTCCTGGCCTCCCTCCTGCCGCAGGAGTCCTCAGGGCCCCGGGAGGGGCTCTCCGCGGTCATCGGCGTCGACGTCGGTCACCCCTTCGCCGTCGACCTCGTCGCCGACGGCCCGCACGCGGTCGTCGCCGGGGTGACGGGCTCGGGCAAGAGTGAGCTGCTGATCACCTGGATCCTGTCGCTGTGCGCCACGTACACGACGCGCGAGGTCAGCTTCCTTCTCGCGGACTTCAAGGGCGGGACGGCGTTCGACGCCCTGGCCGACGTTCCGCACGTCACCGGAGTCATCACCGACCTCGACGGGGCCGGGGCGCGGCGGGCGATCGAGAGCCTCCGCGCCGAGGTGCGCTGGCGGGAGGCCGAACTCGCCCGCGTCGGGGCACGGGACGTGCGAGACGCACGCGCGGAGCTGCCGCGCCTGGTGATCGTCGTCGACGAGTTCGCGGCGCTGCTGGACGGCCACCCGGAACTGCACGCGGTCTTCACCGACGTGGCGGCGCGCGGGCGGGCGCTCGGGATGCACCTCATCCTCGGCACGCAGCGCGTGGCCGGCGTCGTCCGCGATGCGCTGCTGGCCAACTGTCCGCTGCGGGTCAGCCTGCGCGTCACCGATCCGATCGACAGCCGCGCGGTGGTCGGCACCGATCACGCGGCCCAGCTGCCCGGCGGCGCACCGGGGCGCGGCATCGCCTTCGTCCGGCGCTCGGGCGATCGCAGCCCGACCCGAATCCGGGTGGCGCTCACCGTGCCGGCGGACATCGCCGCGGTGCGGGACCGCGACGGGGGAGTGCGTCCGCGTCGTCCGTGGCTGCCGGAGCTGCCTGCGCTGGTTCGGCTCGACGACGTGCGCGGTCCGGATGCCGGGGGCGAGCTCGTCCTCGGCCTCGTCGACGAGCCGGAGCTGCAGCGCCAGCGCCCGGCGGTGCTCGGTGTCACCGACCGCGGACTCCTCATCGTCGGCGGAGCCGGCACGGGCAGGACCACGATCCTGCGCGCGATCGCCGCTCAGGTACCGGCGGAGGCGGTGTGGGTGGACTCGACGCCCGAGCGGGCGTGGGATGCGCTCGCCGCCCTGACCGAGCGTCCCGCGCCGCGCGGAACGGTGCTCCTGATCGACGACCTCGACGCGCTGGCCACGCGATTCCCGCACGAGTACGCGATGGTCGTGACCGAGCGCATCGAGCGCCTGCTGCGTGGGGCGGGGGATGCCGGGATCTTCGTCGCGGTCGCTATGCAGCGGCCGACCGGCGCGGCCGCGCGATTCGCCGAGCTGCTGCCGCACCGTGCCGTCCTCGCGATGCCGTCACGGGCCGAGTACATCGCCGCCGGCGGAGAGTCCGCCCACCACACGCCCGACGCCCCGGCCGGACGGGGCCGGCTGGACGGTCGCGCAGTGCAGTTCTGCGTCGCCACCGACCTCGACCCGGAGCGCAGCGCTGCCGCCGCGCTCGACGCATGGTTCCCGTCATCCGGCATCACGGGCTTCGTCGGCCGCCGCTCCGCGGCCACGCGCGAGGTGCTCGCGGCATGGCAGTCCCGAGGGGCGCGCGTCATCCCCGTCGAGGATGCGGTGCGTGACATCCAGGCACCGACTCCGGGGGAGGCCCTGGTCATCGCGGGCGATCCGGACCAATGGCAGCGGCACTGGTCGCTGCTGGCGCAGGTGCGCGGAGATCACGATCTCGTCATCGATGCGGCCTGCCAGGCCGAGTACCGCCTGATCGCCGGAGAACGCGATCTGCCGCCGTACTGCGCGCCGGGCGGGGCCCGCGCGTGGCTGCGCAAGGCGGACGGGCATCCGCAACGGATCGCTCTCCCCGGCGCCGACCTGCAGTTAGCTCTTGACCGCGTCTGA
- a CDS encoding APC family permease, with amino-acid sequence MATTPIDLSRPEGKGLAAGTLGLWGSTVIGLASTAPVYSLVATLGFVVLAVGAQAPIAFVIAFIPMLFIAFAYRELNNEIPDCGTTFTWGTKAFGPWVGWMGGWGVAVAGMVVLANLAQIAGIYFWALIDGIVRTSPDALLAENVPLVTATGVVFIALMTWVSWRGVEIGERIQNVLLAIQYLALAIFVVAALWQFFAGTAPNPTPFDWSWFNPFAFTEWGGFVEAILLALFIYWGWDTCLALNEETKDPKRIPGRAALLTTVILLFTYVGVTIAAMMYAGLGTDGTGLGNEANADDFFLAIKDGLLGPVGWMLIVAVMISAISSTQTTILPTARGTLAMAAYKALPRKFATVHPRFKTPSFSTLVMGIVAIVYYVGMTLISDNILQDSILSLGLAIAFYYAITGYACVWYFRRELFASARNFFYKFLFPLLGALMLTYAFVQSAIDMYDVDYGYTVLLGVGGTFVLGIGSLAFGVLLMVLWFLFPRAKAFFRGESLNRETPVLVPEDPADYSRSIDGGLV; translated from the coding sequence GTGGCAACCACTCCGATCGACCTTTCCCGACCCGAGGGCAAGGGGCTGGCAGCAGGGACGCTGGGACTGTGGGGGTCGACCGTCATCGGTCTCGCCTCCACCGCGCCGGTCTACTCCCTCGTGGCCACCCTGGGCTTCGTGGTGCTCGCCGTCGGCGCTCAGGCGCCCATCGCGTTCGTCATCGCGTTCATCCCGATGCTCTTCATCGCCTTCGCCTACCGCGAGCTCAACAACGAGATCCCGGACTGCGGCACCACGTTCACGTGGGGCACCAAGGCGTTCGGGCCATGGGTGGGCTGGATGGGCGGGTGGGGCGTCGCCGTGGCAGGCATGGTCGTGCTCGCGAACCTCGCGCAGATCGCGGGCATCTACTTCTGGGCGCTCATCGACGGGATCGTGCGCACGTCGCCCGACGCGCTCCTGGCCGAGAACGTCCCCCTCGTCACCGCGACCGGTGTGGTCTTCATCGCGCTGATGACCTGGGTGAGCTGGCGCGGGGTGGAGATCGGCGAGCGGATCCAGAACGTCCTGCTCGCGATCCAGTACCTGGCCCTCGCCATCTTCGTCGTGGCCGCGCTCTGGCAGTTCTTCGCCGGCACCGCGCCGAACCCCACGCCGTTCGACTGGTCGTGGTTCAACCCGTTCGCCTTCACGGAGTGGGGCGGGTTCGTCGAGGCGATCCTGCTCGCACTGTTCATCTACTGGGGCTGGGACACCTGCCTCGCGCTCAACGAGGAGACCAAGGACCCCAAGCGCATTCCGGGCCGCGCGGCGCTGCTGACCACGGTGATCCTGCTGTTCACCTACGTCGGGGTCACCATCGCGGCGATGATGTACGCCGGACTGGGCACCGACGGCACCGGCCTCGGCAACGAGGCCAACGCCGACGATTTCTTCCTCGCGATCAAGGACGGCCTGCTCGGCCCGGTGGGCTGGATGCTGATCGTCGCCGTCATGATCTCCGCGATCTCATCGACACAGACGACGATCCTGCCGACGGCGCGCGGCACGCTGGCCATGGCCGCGTACAAGGCGCTGCCGAGGAAGTTCGCCACGGTGCATCCGCGGTTCAAGACGCCGTCGTTCTCCACACTGGTGATGGGCATCGTCGCGATCGTCTACTACGTCGGCATGACCCTCATCAGCGACAACATCCTGCAGGACTCGATCCTGTCGCTGGGGCTCGCGATCGCGTTCTACTACGCCATCACGGGATACGCGTGCGTCTGGTACTTCCGTCGCGAGCTGTTCGCGTCGGCGAGGAACTTCTTCTACAAGTTCCTCTTCCCGCTGCTCGGAGCGCTGATGCTCACCTATGCGTTCGTCCAGTCCGCGATCGACATGTACGACGTCGACTACGGCTACACGGTCCTGCTCGGTGTCGGAGGCACGTTCGTGCTCGGCATCGGGTCGCTCGCGTTCGGCGTGCTGCTGATGGTCCTGTGGTTCCTGTTCCCGCGCGCGAAGGCCTTCTTCCGCGGCGAGAGCCTCAACCGCGAGACGCCCGTGCTCGTTCCGGAAGACCCGGCGGACTACAGCCGCTCGATCGACGGCGGGCTCGTCTAG
- a CDS encoding serine protein kinase RIO produces the protein MSFDTPFGASADSLQFLLDEPEPGQRWSTWPATTPTERGPRPHPDWLVTSAAAFDTELGIVKTGKEADVFLLERAIPRTGGCLLAAKRYRGADRSDFHRSHQYEEGRRHRNSRDDRAVAGKTAHGRAVSAAHWAGNEFTALCAAWDAGIPVPYPVQVSGTELLMEFVGDGRTAAPRLAQARLTPAEYSDAFAQVVAILTVFARAGFAHGDLSAYNLLFHAGRVVVIDLPQIVDLAANPSALDFLHRDVVNVCTWFARRGTSTDPEAMFAELLAQLW, from the coding sequence ATGTCTTTCGACACCCCCTTCGGCGCGTCCGCTGACTCTTTGCAGTTCCTCCTCGACGAGCCCGAGCCCGGGCAGCGCTGGTCCACGTGGCCGGCGACCACACCTACCGAGCGCGGGCCGCGTCCGCATCCCGACTGGCTCGTGACCTCCGCCGCCGCATTCGACACCGAACTCGGCATCGTCAAGACAGGCAAGGAGGCCGACGTCTTCCTCCTGGAGCGCGCGATCCCGCGCACCGGCGGCTGCCTCCTCGCGGCGAAGCGCTACCGCGGCGCCGATCGCTCCGACTTCCATCGCTCGCACCAGTACGAAGAAGGGCGGCGGCACCGCAACTCCCGCGATGACCGTGCCGTGGCGGGGAAGACGGCGCACGGTCGCGCCGTCTCCGCGGCGCACTGGGCCGGGAACGAGTTCACCGCTCTGTGCGCGGCGTGGGATGCCGGTATCCCCGTTCCCTATCCGGTGCAGGTGAGTGGGACCGAACTGCTGATGGAGTTCGTCGGCGACGGGCGCACCGCCGCCCCACGACTCGCCCAGGCGCGGCTCACGCCCGCCGAGTACTCCGACGCGTTCGCACAGGTCGTGGCGATCCTGACCGTGTTCGCGCGTGCCGGCTTCGCGCACGGCGATCTGTCGGCCTACAACCTGCTCTTCCACGCGGGCCGGGTCGTCGTGATCGACCTGCCGCAGATCGTCGACCTCGCGGCCAATCCGAGCGCACTCGACTTCCTGCACCGCGACGTCGTCAACGTGTGCACCTGGTTCGCGCGTCGCGGCACGTCGACCGACCCGGAAGCCATGTTCGCCGAGCTGCTGGCCCAGCTCTGGTGA
- the ald gene encoding alanine dehydrogenase: MRISVPSEVKNNEYRVALTPAGVHDLVRAGHEVMVQRGAGAGSSMSDAEYEAAGATLEADAATVWAHAELLLKVKEPIASEYGYFRADLVLFTYLHLAADRPLTDSLVASGVTAIAYETVQLPGGGLPLLAPMSEVAGRLAPIVGANTLLRSQGGLGLLMSGVPGTRPAKVTVIGGGVAGANAAVIAVGLGADVTVFDTNIQRLRYLDDHFQGRVKTAASNQLDLDRAVEDSDLVIGSVLIPGAKAPKLVTNATVARMRPGSVLVDIAVDQGGCFEDTHPTTHADPTFPVHGTVFYCVANMPGAVPNTSTSALTNATLPYIRQIAGMGWREALRTNPALALGLNTTEGAVVNTGVATAHGLVAGSIDHALG, from the coding sequence ATGAGGATCTCTGTCCCGAGTGAAGTCAAGAACAACGAGTACCGCGTCGCGCTGACCCCTGCGGGCGTGCACGACCTGGTCCGCGCCGGCCATGAAGTGATGGTGCAGCGCGGCGCAGGTGCGGGCTCGTCGATGTCGGACGCCGAGTACGAGGCGGCCGGTGCGACGCTCGAGGCCGATGCGGCGACCGTGTGGGCGCATGCGGAGCTGCTGCTCAAGGTCAAGGAGCCGATCGCGAGCGAGTACGGCTACTTCCGTGCCGACCTTGTGCTCTTCACGTACCTGCATCTCGCGGCGGACCGTCCGCTGACCGACAGCCTCGTAGCCTCCGGTGTCACCGCGATCGCGTACGAGACCGTCCAGCTCCCCGGCGGCGGGCTGCCGCTGCTCGCGCCGATGAGCGAGGTCGCCGGCCGACTCGCACCGATCGTGGGCGCCAACACGCTGCTGCGCTCGCAGGGCGGACTCGGGCTGCTGATGTCCGGCGTGCCGGGGACCCGTCCCGCGAAGGTCACCGTCATCGGCGGCGGCGTGGCCGGCGCCAATGCGGCGGTGATCGCGGTCGGCCTCGGCGCGGACGTCACCGTCTTCGACACGAACATCCAGCGCCTGCGCTATCTCGACGACCACTTCCAGGGCCGCGTCAAGACGGCGGCGTCGAACCAGCTCGACCTCGATCGCGCGGTGGAGGACTCCGACCTGGTCATCGGATCGGTCCTGATCCCGGGGGCGAAGGCCCCCAAGCTCGTCACCAACGCGACGGTCGCGCGCATGCGTCCGGGCAGCGTCCTGGTCGACATCGCCGTGGACCAGGGCGGCTGCTTCGAGGACACCCACCCGACCACACACGCCGACCCCACCTTCCCGGTGCACGGCACGGTGTTCTACTGCGTCGCGAACATGCCCGGTGCGGTGCCGAACACGTCGACGTCGGCGCTCACCAACGCGACGCTGCCGTACATCCGGCAGATCGCGGGCATGGGCTGGAGAGAGGCATTGCGCACCAACCCGGCACTCGCGCTCGGCTTGAACACGACCGAGGGCGCCGTGGTCAACACGGGTGTGGCGACGGCGCACGGGCTGGTGGCCGGCTCGATCGACCACGCCCTGGGCTGA
- a CDS encoding asparaginase produces the protein MPQTFSVADAVELAVVERSGFVESRHAGSAIVLAPDSTISVQLGDTTTPILPRSSLKPLQALACLSAGAPLEGERLALATASHSGTDRHVAVVRDVLAAAGLNEDALACPVSWPLDQRTRDEMVRDHAESSRIRMNCSGKHAAMLLTCVTNGWDTDGYLDPEHPLQVHIRDVIERLIGEKVTATAIDGCGAPVYGMSLLGLARAIHRIGNSSERSPFALHRSAGTMVRAVRENPWTIDGPGRADTIVIERLGVFAKGGAEGVMVMVAPDGTTVALKMLDGSGRAATAVALRLLERAGALAASDVSDAMNMLPLSVLGGGTDVGAIRPAF, from the coding sequence GTGCCGCAGACCTTCTCCGTCGCTGATGCCGTCGAGCTTGCCGTGGTCGAACGGAGCGGGTTCGTCGAGTCTCGCCATGCCGGCTCGGCCATCGTCCTCGCCCCCGACAGCACGATCTCCGTGCAGCTCGGCGATACGACGACCCCGATCCTCCCCCGCTCCAGCCTCAAGCCGCTGCAGGCCCTCGCGTGCCTGTCGGCCGGCGCACCGCTGGAGGGCGAGCGTCTGGCCCTGGCCACCGCGAGCCACTCCGGCACCGACCGCCACGTCGCGGTGGTCCGTGACGTGCTCGCCGCGGCCGGACTGAACGAAGACGCGCTGGCCTGCCCGGTCTCGTGGCCACTCGATCAGCGCACCCGTGACGAGATGGTGCGCGATCACGCCGAGTCATCCCGCATCCGTATGAACTGCTCGGGCAAGCACGCCGCGATGCTGCTGACCTGCGTCACCAACGGGTGGGACACCGACGGCTACCTCGATCCCGAGCATCCGCTGCAGGTCCACATCCGCGACGTCATCGAGCGGTTGATCGGCGAGAAGGTCACCGCCACCGCGATCGACGGCTGCGGGGCGCCCGTGTACGGCATGAGCCTGCTCGGCCTGGCACGCGCCATCCATCGCATCGGCAACTCGTCCGAGCGGTCCCCGTTCGCGCTGCACCGCAGCGCGGGCACGATGGTGCGCGCCGTGCGCGAGAACCCGTGGACGATCGACGGACCGGGTCGTGCCGACACGATCGTCATCGAGCGCCTCGGCGTCTTCGCGAAGGGCGGCGCCGAAGGCGTCATGGTCATGGTCGCCCCGGACGGCACCACGGTGGCCCTCAAGATGCTCGACGGCAGCGGACGGGCGGCGACCGCTGTCGCGCTGCGCCTGCTGGAGCGCGCCGGTGCACTGGCGGCATCCGATGTCTCCGACGCGATGAACATGCTTCCGCTGTCGGTACTCGGCGGCGGCACGGATGTCGGGGCGATCCGCCCCGCTTTCTAA
- a CDS encoding OsmC family protein: protein MFGEHRYAVTATWTGDRGTGTSGYRDYDRSVTLDIAGKPSLPASADKPFRGDPTRWNPEDLLLAALSECHLLSYLHACVQAGVVVVGYEDQASGLMIEDGKGGGAFTEVILRPRVTVAEESMVEAATAAHAQANAWCFIANSVSFPVHHEPVILVAS from the coding sequence ATGTTCGGTGAGCATCGATATGCCGTGACGGCGACCTGGACGGGCGACCGCGGAACGGGCACCAGCGGGTACCGCGACTACGACCGCTCCGTGACGCTCGACATCGCGGGGAAGCCGTCGCTGCCCGCCTCGGCCGACAAGCCGTTCCGGGGCGATCCGACACGCTGGAACCCCGAAGACCTGCTCCTCGCCGCCCTCAGCGAATGCCACCTGCTGTCGTACCTGCACGCGTGTGTGCAGGCCGGCGTCGTGGTCGTCGGCTACGAGGACCAGGCATCCGGTCTGATGATCGAGGACGGCAAGGGCGGTGGCGCGTTCACCGAGGTCATCCTGCGCCCGCGGGTGACGGTCGCGGAGGAGTCGATGGTGGAGGCGGCGACCGCGGCGCACGCGCAGGCGAACGCCTGGTGCTTCATCGCGAACTCGGTCAGCTTCCCGGTCCACCACGAACCGGTGATCCTCGTCGCGAGCTGA
- a CDS encoding lysophospholipid acyltransferase family protein: MGATYALGRFVITPLARVIYRPRIEGTSNVPMDGPVIFASNHLSFIDSIAIPVAAPRPVHFLAKSTYFDGTGVKGWLSREFFTAIGAIPVKRGAGQAALDALDQQRMLLEAGKAVALYPEGTRSLDGRLYKGRTGVAFLALETGAPVVPVGLIGTDEVMPVGAKVPAINKRITVKFGEPLDLSHHGANSGRARRLATDDIMAAIHALSGQELANAYNEVPAHSPIERIKQVLPHERR, from the coding sequence ATGGGGGCCACCTACGCGCTGGGCCGATTCGTCATCACCCCGTTGGCTCGTGTCATCTATCGGCCGCGCATCGAGGGCACCTCGAACGTCCCCATGGACGGCCCCGTGATCTTCGCGAGCAACCACCTCTCCTTCATCGACTCCATCGCCATCCCGGTCGCGGCGCCCCGTCCCGTGCACTTCCTGGCGAAGTCGACCTACTTCGACGGCACGGGCGTCAAGGGATGGCTGAGCCGCGAGTTCTTCACCGCGATCGGTGCCATCCCCGTCAAACGCGGCGCCGGGCAGGCCGCCCTGGACGCGCTCGATCAGCAGCGGATGCTCCTGGAGGCCGGCAAGGCCGTCGCGCTCTACCCGGAGGGAACCCGGTCGCTCGACGGCCGGTTGTACAAGGGCCGCACGGGCGTCGCCTTCCTCGCGCTGGAGACCGGGGCGCCCGTCGTGCCCGTCGGACTCATCGGCACCGATGAAGTGATGCCGGTCGGCGCCAAGGTCCCCGCGATCAACAAGCGCATCACGGTCAAGTTCGGCGAACCGCTGGATCTTTCACACCACGGGGCCAACTCCGGACGCGCACGCCGCCTGGCCACCGACGACATCATGGCGGCGATCCACGCCCTGTCGGGACAGGAACTCGCCAACGCGTACAACGAAGTGCCGGCGCATTCGCCGATCGAGCGCATCAAGCAGGTCCTGCCGCACGAGCGCCGCTGA
- a CDS encoding FKBP-type peptidyl-prolyl cis-trans isomerase: METSFPFTLRSIVRLRPLATVSIAAAAVLLLAGCSSAATPDASGSPSPSASAVDLCAATAPSGAASESVTVEGEPGTESTATFTAPLDITELERTVISEGTGDPVEAGQLITYALTAFSAETGEKLGAVGYKEGEILPAQISPDNPLGQVIGCSTPGTRLVATFPASDSAAGEVYIFDFLSVVPDAAWGEPVAPVDGMPTVKLDESGAPTITIPDTDPPTEVEIANLKTGDGPVVVSGDQVLVQYTGVKWSDGTVFDSSWENGAPAAFQTTAVVEGFKQALEGQTVGSQVLVVVPPAFGYGASEGHELQKETLVFVVDILGTQHPNA; this comes from the coding sequence ATGGAGACCTCCTTCCCCTTCACCTTGAGGTCCATCGTGCGCCTTCGCCCGCTTGCCACTGTGTCCATCGCCGCCGCCGCCGTGCTTCTGCTGGCCGGCTGCAGTTCCGCCGCCACGCCGGACGCGTCCGGATCGCCGAGCCCCTCCGCCTCGGCCGTCGACCTGTGTGCGGCCACCGCACCCTCGGGCGCGGCATCCGAGTCCGTGACCGTGGAGGGCGAGCCCGGCACCGAGTCCACCGCGACCTTCACCGCGCCGCTGGACATCACCGAGCTCGAGCGCACCGTGATCTCGGAAGGCACCGGCGACCCCGTCGAGGCCGGCCAGCTGATCACATACGCGCTGACCGCGTTCAGCGCCGAGACCGGCGAGAAGCTCGGCGCCGTCGGCTACAAGGAGGGCGAGATCCTGCCCGCGCAGATCTCCCCGGACAACCCGCTTGGTCAGGTCATCGGCTGCTCGACCCCCGGCACCCGCCTGGTCGCCACCTTCCCGGCGAGCGACTCCGCCGCCGGCGAGGTCTACATCTTCGACTTCCTCTCGGTCGTCCCCGACGCCGCGTGGGGCGAGCCCGTCGCACCCGTCGACGGCATGCCCACGGTGAAGCTGGATGAGTCGGGTGCGCCGACCATCACGATCCCCGACACCGACCCGCCGACCGAGGTCGAGATCGCCAACCTCAAGACCGGCGACGGTCCGGTCGTGGTCTCCGGCGACCAGGTGCTGGTGCAGTACACCGGCGTGAAGTGGTCGGACGGCACCGTCTTCGACTCCAGCTGGGAGAACGGCGCACCGGCCGCGTTCCAGACGACCGCGGTCGTCGAGGGCTTCAAGCAGGCGCTCGAGGGTCAGACCGTCGGCTCGCAGGTACTCGTGGTCGTGCCCCCCGCCTTCGGTTACGGCGCGAGCGAGGGTCACGAGCTGCAGAAGGAGACCCTCGTCTTCGTCGTGGACATCCTCGGAACGCAGCACCCGAACGCATAG
- the dxr gene encoding 1-deoxy-D-xylulose-5-phosphate reductoisomerase, whose product MRRVIVLGSTGSIGTQALEVIRSNPRRFEVVGLAAGTDRATMQAQADEFGVEYTALGAVEAEQLVRDVEADVVLNGITGSVGLGPTLAALKCGRTLALANKESLIVGGALVTALAAPGQIVPVDSEHSAIAQALRSGDRSEVRRLVLTASGGPFRGRSAEELRDVTPAQALAHPTWDMGRVVTTNSATLINKGLEVIEAHLLFDVDYDDIDVVVHPQSIVHSMVEFIDGSTIAQASPPDMKLPISLGLDWPNRIGGVGRPLDWSAATSWTFEPLDDTAFPAVVLAKQAGRAGRTYPAVLNAANEEAVEAFHEGRLSFPGIVETVTRIVESHEAPETLTRESLIEAERWAREAANRAIAKAG is encoded by the coding sequence ATGCGGCGCGTCATTGTTTTGGGATCGACCGGCTCCATCGGGACCCAGGCTCTGGAAGTCATCCGATCCAATCCGCGGCGGTTCGAGGTGGTCGGCCTCGCCGCCGGCACGGACCGCGCGACGATGCAGGCCCAGGCCGACGAGTTCGGCGTCGAGTACACCGCGCTGGGCGCGGTCGAGGCCGAACAGCTGGTGCGCGACGTCGAGGCGGACGTCGTGCTCAACGGCATCACCGGCTCGGTCGGGCTCGGCCCGACCCTGGCGGCGCTGAAGTGCGGGCGCACGCTCGCGCTGGCCAACAAGGAGTCGCTCATCGTCGGCGGCGCGCTGGTGACCGCGCTCGCCGCCCCGGGGCAGATCGTGCCGGTGGATTCGGAGCACTCCGCGATCGCACAGGCGCTGCGCTCGGGCGACCGCAGCGAAGTGCGCCGACTCGTGCTGACGGCATCCGGCGGGCCCTTCCGAGGGCGCTCGGCCGAAGAGCTGCGCGATGTCACCCCGGCTCAGGCCCTCGCGCACCCGACGTGGGACATGGGTCGCGTGGTCACGACGAATTCCGCGACGCTCATCAACAAGGGCCTCGAGGTTATCGAGGCGCACCTGCTGTTCGACGTCGACTACGACGACATCGACGTCGTCGTGCACCCGCAGTCGATCGTGCACTCGATGGTCGAGTTCATCGACGGATCCACCATCGCGCAGGCCTCGCCTCCCGACATGAAGCTGCCGATCTCGCTGGGGTTGGACTGGCCGAACCGGATCGGCGGTGTCGGGCGTCCGCTGGACTGGAGCGCCGCGACATCCTGGACCTTCGAACCGCTCGATGACACTGCGTTCCCCGCAGTGGTGCTCGCCAAGCAGGCCGGTCGCGCGGGACGGACCTACCCGGCGGTGCTCAACGCGGCGAACGAGGAGGCCGTGGAGGCCTTCCACGAGGGCCGGCTGTCCTTCCCCGGCATCGTCGAGACCGTGACGCGCATCGTCGAGTCGCACGAGGCTCCCGAGACCCTGACGCGTGAGAGCCTCATCGAGGCCGAGCGGTGGGCGCGGGAAGCCGCCAATCGCGCGATCGCGAAGGCCGGCTGA